The proteins below are encoded in one region of Telopea speciosissima isolate NSW1024214 ecotype Mountain lineage chromosome 10, Tspe_v1, whole genome shotgun sequence:
- the LOC122643283 gene encoding transcription factor ORG2-like has protein sequence MLTAPPFSTLGLQRLEVSMNHNKKKGNESVINNSINHRETESSESFPHLPSGQPHIEPDTSKPSSTTSGDPEIVKKLSHNASERDRRKRLNDLFFSLRSLLPRTDRSKKLSIPATVSCALKYIPELQKQVQKLMQRKEEILATIYEQRDPILPPHNKQKKGGVVRSFFPVVTASQVDDKDYVIQIHTVKAKNIPLSVILQDLEKEGLQVLNASAFNSCGKMVCYNLHLQV, from the exons ATGTTAACAGCTCCTCCATTTTCAACTCTAGGGTTGCAGCGTTTAGAAGTCTCCATGAATCATAACAAGAAGAAAGGCAATGAGTCTGTTATCAACAACTCTATTAACCACAGAGAAACAGAAAGCTCAGAATCATTCCCTCATCTTCCTTCTGGACAACCACACATTGAACCTGACACTTCCAAGCCTTCAAGCACCACAAGTGGAGATCCGGAAATTGTAAAGAAATTAAGTCATAACGCAAGCGAACGCGATCGTCGAAAGAGATTAAACGATTTATTCTTCTCCCTTCGATCTCTACTTCCGCGAACAGATAGATCG AAGAAATTAAGCATTCCAGCAACTGTTTCATGTGCACTTAAGTACATACCAGAGCTGCAAAAGCAAGTTCAGAAGTTGatgcaaaggaaagaagagatcTTAGCAACTATTTATGAGCAAAGAGACCCTATCCTTCCTCCTCATAATAAGCAAAAGAAAGGTGGTGTGGTTAGAAGTTTTTTTCCTGTTGTTACTGCAAGTCAAGTGGACGATAAAGATTATGTTATTCAGATTCATACAGTGAAAGCAAAGAATATCCCACTTTCTGTGATCTTACAAGATTTGGAGAAAGAAGGACTCCAAGTCTTGAATGCTTCTGCCTTTAACTCTTGTGGGAAGATGGTCTGCTAcaaccttcatcttcaggtttAA